Part of the Candidatus Margulisiibacteriota bacterium genome, GGTCCATGCCACCCTCGACCTGACCGGCCAGATCCGGCTGGGTCCCGATGCCCATTACGGGGAGAATTTGAACTATGACGTTGATCCGGCCAAACGGTTGGAATTTTACCAAGCGGCCAAGACCTATTTGCCCTGGTTGAAGGAAGCGATGCTTAGTCCCGATACTTCCGGGATCCGGCCGAAACTTCAGGGGCCGGATGACGGATTCCGCGACTTTGTGATCAAGGAAGAATCAGCTAATGGCTGCCCTGGTTTTATCAATTTGATCGGGATAGAATCGCCCGGTTTGACCGCCTCACCGGCCATTGCCCAGATGGTGAAAAGACTAATGATGACTAGTTCTGACTAGGAGTTGACAACTCCTGAACGTTGTTTTATAATGGTGTTATGGGGATCAAAGAGAACGAAGTTTATACCCCCCAGGAAGCGATCTCGCTCCTGAAAATCTCCGATTCGACCTTTCGCCGCCTGATCCGAAAAGGGGTCTTGCGGGCCGCAAAGATCGGCGGTCAATACCGCATTTTAGGGAAACATCTGCTCCAGTTGCTCAATCCAAAATTACCAGCTAAAATAAAAAAAGTTTATAACAAAGTTCTTCACGAGTTAGAGTAAAAAAGGAGATCATTATGGCAAATAAACGGAAACATATATTTGACGGGCAAAGCGTTCTGATCACCGGCGGGACCGGTTCATTCGGCAAGAAATTCATCGATATGGTCCTTAAAGAAGCCAAGCCG contains:
- a CDS encoding helix-turn-helix domain-containing protein, producing MGIKENEVYTPQEAISLLKISDSTFRRLIRKGVLRAAKIGGQYRILGKHLLQLLNPKLPAKIKKVYNKVLHELE